The DNA sequence AAATTGATTGAGCTATCAGTATCATCTTCCATTCGTCTAAATTCATTCAGTGTAACTTATTTATGTAAAACTATGCAAAGACAACCTACAACGTGACCTTACTCATCCTatgatattatgcaaattacttactTCTATTGATATTTTCCAATCGCCTTTACTTCCAATGTTAAGAATTAATGTTTGCGCATTGCATCACTGATTTTGAGTAGAGCCGAATTATTTCGTGTCTTTCTCATTTCTCTGAAGTTTGCCATCCAACATCAGTAATCGGGTACATTTATCTTTAAGGGATGTTGTTAACAAtacttgtgaaattttcacatatgTCAACTTAACTACATTTCCGTAAATTAATCAAAGTTGTTGAGACTTTCTATAACAAGGCAATCACGTACAATATATTACCTTGGGATATTTATATGAGAGTAATAATATGGAAAGCAACAACAAGCAGACATCAATGATTATATCTCTCTTCAATTgagattcatttttatgaaagggttttatttctgtaaaactGTTATCTTTAGGCTGCCGTTTTGTCTCAACAAACTCTATAAAAGCTGCAAAATTGAATTGGTCCTCGCTGTTTTATTACTTTGAGGCATTATAAATGATAAATGACGCCAGGGCATATTTGAAATGAACCTGACTAACTTCAGCGAAAAGCAATcgaaaaaattcagttttggTGAGCAtgttgcagtaacaaaagtgaGATTGGTACTAGTACTTGAGTATAACATATTGACAGGCCTCCATATTAACTTGAAACTATTAATATTGGGCACATGTTATGACAATATTGAATCAGATACTGCATAAATTTACGCGTGACATTTGCACAACATCGCAAATTattcaaaaacatttgaatatgcaaaaaatGGTGTAATATATAACACATTTGTTCATTATTTTAAACAATAGTATAAATCCAGTTATCCCAAAGTCGTTCCAATCTTcctataatttcaaattacaggAACATCGCTGATTGATAAATACAAGGTGAACTGTTACCAATGGGAACCGTGGGGTCGGAGCTCATCCTGCACAAACAAAGATACTTATGAATTATTTTATGAATTGAGAGCAATTGATACAAATTCATCAGACTTGATCTATAAACACAAGAAGAGCTCGTTCCCGTTGCTATGGTTACCAAGTGGCGACAAGGAAAGTGCCCACAATTTAGATCTCGTAGTTGACGTCAGTGATAAGTGTGGTCAAATTGGAAGATTTGCTTTGAATGCAACAGTAAGTATGACGATTCATCTAATTAGCTTCCGTAGCATGGCAACTAATAGTTTATATCAAGTCAAGTGTTCTTAATAAGGGTTCTGCGTGATGGCAGAGGAAAGTGACGCGTATAAGCGCGAGGCACAAGTCTTAGGCTTAAAGTTGTTTTGTATTTACACGATATAAGGCTCGTCACAGGtaaacaaatatacaaacaCGATTCTAGAAACAAATTCTCTTTTCATCGAGTCCAGCACGTGGAAAGAAATAATACCCGTTTCACACTTGAGAATGGAGTATCTGGTACTGACACACACATGACGGCGAAAGTCGGCAACTAAAAGCTAATAATTCAATGGGAGTGAACATAAGTCACTTGTGAACTGAATGAAGTATTTGCTTTGTTCTCACTGTCTATCTCGCTGATTATAACACAAGcatatgacaaaatatttgtctACTTTTTGACTGCATCATTGCTTGCGATAATTGTAATCTTTTACAATGTTTATTATTCTTTACCTGTTAGGTATATAGCGCAGACACATCGCATGCTGATTTGGAATGGACAAAGAGCCTGGTGGAGGATATATTGAATTTAAATGACACTGCAGAGGCAATGGGGGCCTTAAGTATTGTCACACAAACAGTTGGAAGTACGCCTGAGGTAGGTTACACAATGTCGTGTTTCCGTTCTGTCCGAAAATCCAACTACATTTTTGTATATCAGTCCCCGTGATTATCACAAGGGGTTGAAGGCTGGTCTGGTCTTATTATTACAAATAGAGTTATATGCAGCTAATAAATAAACGGCAACAGAATAACTGCCGCAAAATATAGGTGACAGACTGTTTGAAACTCACTTTTACGTAAATTGAGATCCATGAGGGGAAAATATCGTGATAAGTTTATTATTTCCTGAAATCTATACCTATAATTGTTTCATGTTGTAACTTTGCACACTGAATAccaatatgtttttgttttcacatgCTTAAGCTAGCAGTATATTAGTCCATCAATACGCATTACTCTATTTTGTTGCTCTCTTCAATATGGTCATAATTTTTTATGCGTTCTGCATATCTAATCACAACTTACCTTCCAATTAACCACATTTTGTCCTAGAAATACTCTAGCCCTCTTTATTCTATGAATGCAGATTTATGTTAACAAATTCTTTTTGGAGAGCAACAGATCTTGGACAAGACAAATTAATGACACGGAATAAATTCCACGATTAACAACGTATCAGTTTCCATTTCATCTTTACTGCTAGTTGAATAGATAAATCTGGCTGCTTATGGTGGCTTAGGAAACAGCAAACGGAGGCGCCAAAATTACAACTGTTTTGACAACAGTTCAAGAGCATTCATCTTTGGAAAATCTTCTGATTAATTTACGAAATCTCACATTGTATCAGCTTCTACAGCTTGAGTGTTTTCTTGTACTATTTACTTTTGTTGATACAAATAAGCAATTTAGTACTACAATTGATTTTACTTCTAAAAAATTACTGAATAAATGCTTGTGGAGTTTTGTTGTCACGTATATTTTCCTTAATTTCGTACTGCTTCAAATTGTTCTCCCCTTAGAGGCGAAATGCTTTAGTGCAAAATAAAAGTCATAGGGCCTGTGGATGgaagttttaaatattttctctaACAGTATTATTTTTTCCCATCATGTAACAATTTCCAGCACATCCATTCATTTATATGGATGTTTGTATTTACGTCTGTACTTATCTATCCATCCACCCATTCATCCACCAATTATTCTACGCAACCCTCCGCCGTCTGTTCGTCATCCAATCCATCAATacatccttccatccatccacGTAATCACGCTCGCACGCATGCAAGCatgcatgaatacatacatatacatatataccttACGCTGGACGCAGTAGGATGGCATTGGTCGAAGACATTGTCATTAACTTAAAATGGAGTTGCACGTAACCAACACTTTCTTCAAAGggatatttctcatcaaagatttCAAGGAAACCCCTTCGTATAGTATACTTTCGAAAAGCTGAGAATCTTAAGTTTCGTAccgtagcaatagtttactcgaaggatgaaggggtgtatatttggaGTTGAAAACCTcggttttgatatttatgataaatataaattttagtcaaaaacttgatgcaATTTTCCAAAACTTGATATTTCACTTTAAACAAGAGTACATGTAGTACAAATCTactgttttattttgcattatctattcttTATTCTAAAATGGCAGAGGTTAAAAGACTTATACTCAAAAAACGTGATTATAATCATgataagtaaaattaaaatgtcccTAATTCCAAATATGAGAACTTTATTAttaaacaaaatagtcgttttgttaaatagtatttaaaaaacataatgtaaaaatgtcagaaaattttacCCTTCCAAAGTGGCGTAacatctttgaaaattttgaaattgtgagaaaagagaagccaggaaatctggtattttgcataaatttacatacgtttacacttctttctcaccaaacttatgacctttgacaagCTAATAGGTTAACCCAACGAAGATTTTAATCTTGGGATGACAATTACATAAAATTGcacgaatatttgcaaaaaagtgattttgagaaaattaagCTGTGTTACGTGCAGCTCCATATTATGTCATTGATATCATTGTGTATATTTGACAAGCCTCAAACATACTGCGATTCGTTGCAGGCAAAAGCTGCCCTGGTTAATGCTCTTTCAAAACTGTACTCGAATGAAGAAGATCAGAGTTTAGACATTTTGGAACTGGCATCGCAAATATTGAGAGATATCACATCACGTGATGCATCTGTTGAATTGACACTGGATACAAAGGTAATAACTTCCAACATGCACAAGTACAATaatttgaagtaaaatgatTTGTGCAGAATTGTGCTACActcatttaaatgaaaatttcatggtGCAATATTTTATGATTTGGTTTACAAAACAGAGGTTCAACTGCCGTATTTGATTTTAAGTATTATGTTGGCGTAACATGTTTAATAGCTGACATTTCTTTCGAGATTTTTCTCAGGGTATTTTACCTCACGTCCACTCTTGCGTTGTTAGTGTTATTATAGAGGTTCACCTATACGTACAACCTTATTCAAATTGTATTCAAGCTATGATAAATGCTAATGTTGGCTTAGAGGGTCGGCGGAGATGTTTTTAATGATattatttgataaaattcaCGTTGATACATTTTGAGTTGTCATATcatcaaacttttaaaacaacTTATTCATTTGCTTTAGTATTCATTACAGAGAATTTCGATTAAGGCATGGTAATTTTGTAGAAAATATAGGTAGGTTTTGCTAATGATATTTATAATTGCAATGATGGACGCtagaatgaaaataatttcattcTTTGCGAGATATTGCTGCAGTGCGAAATTGTTTTTATGTCGCTTACTAACATTTTCCGAAAAGGggttaaataaaaaatactattATTTATTGTGAATATCTAAAATTTCTACAGGGTACAGTTGCATCTATGGTAGGCGATACAGTAAAGTCGCTTTCGTTGACAAGAAGAAACATGACAGACATCTTTCTACGTTCTACTCAAAACGTAATCTCGAGTAAGTGATTTTCAATGTTTCGTGATACAACAAATATGGGCTGAGCTTGACAATATTTAGAAGATTGTAAAGTAAAATCATAGGTTACTCCAACTGTATTTGGGCCGAGACTGTTAGGGGCCTTAAAAGCATTTATTCTCTAGAAGAAATGCACCTGTTTAAGGAGAATATTCAGCACGTACTGTCACACTTTCGCACATAACCTACTAGTAATATTACTTAGTCTGAGGTATTTAAGTGTAATTAGAATGTATATCGTCCCAAGATCACAATTAAGTTACCCCAATTCAAGTAGGTGGTCATCATTGGCCCAGCGGAACCACTTTAATTTTTGGCTCTCAGGTCTGCAAACCCAAGTTTGCAACCCAACCTTTTGCCCAGAAGCAGACTGGCGGAGACCAATCGCCCGGTAGCGAGAGGAAACATCAAAACTGCCAGAGTTTACGAATTATCATGTGGAGCTGTGTTTTCATGAAGCCTTTCAATCTCGATGAAAAATTGTCATCGCTGATAATGCTAAGACATAATAGCTAACTCCTTGAAACGTTGAACTGCGATAATTTTATGCCGTGAATTTTTTCTCCTCAAGTGGTATTATTGGAACAAGTACAATTAATTGCTTTGATCCACTATCATTAATAATTTCATCAACTGATGATGTCGTTTTCATTCATGTCAGATATTTTTATCGCATCTTCAAGTATCTTCGGTTCATTGATCGCTGGGAAGTCACGACATGAAGAATCAGACAAACATAAAGTGAGTATTAAAAATTCATCTATTAATAAGCCTAGAGTTAGCCCTTTGTTTAGTTTACGATTCGATGAAAAATGCGATACAGAAATAGCTGGAAAACTAATTGTGTCGTGTATAACGTTATCGCTCTCAAAGTATACAACGTCCTGACGCAGCAGGCAAATCAGTGAATCGTATCAAACCACTCAGGAATGTAATTTCTGTTAACTTTTCTTCACTTAGCAGAACAAAACTACAGACCTGAACTCTCTCACTGCATGAAGGTAACACAAAATGAGTCTCTTCACACATTTTGCTGATCGTGAAATTAATAATTTGCATTACTTTGCAGGAAAAGACAATCCTTGCAACTTTATGGAAAGCTGCTGATGTTGCTCTTGACATTGCCCTACAGACAGAAGATTCTGAAGAGGAAGGTTCTTTTACTTTGGTGACAGAATTCATTGAAGCGACTGTGGAAAAGCGAAAGTCTTCTTCCCTTCAAAATAAACAACTAACTTCGAAGTTTGGTGGATTTACTCTGCCAGGATGTGAACAGGAATATGGAACTCGAATCCTGTTTGTCAAGGTGATTATGCCTCACATAGTCTGAGTCAAGGAAGAAGCTCGTCAAAATATCGTGTCAATTTCTGACATAGACCATATCTAATTTCCTCTTCATTAATCTTTTCACGCTTCATGTTCTTCCATGCGTTATAAAATCACACAATTTACCCTTACGTTTCAGTTTCTTTCTTCGATGGTAAATACACACCTGTTTGAGTCCCCAGATGTACTACAAGGTTCACCAGTCGTTTCCTTGGAGATCAATGACGAAGACGGCGTACCTAGTCCATTAGATGGCATCTACACAATCAATATCGCCAAAACCGATGTCATGGCAGCGCGTAATAACATGACTGCAAGAGCAAGTAAACTTAACATCTCAGAAACAGCACCTCTTGAATTCTCCTTTAATATCATACATCCTGGTAGTATGGTATCGATTACACTCGAGTCTACCGATTCATTAACTCTGTACGGAGTGTATATCCTAGAAGGTTCGATGGCTAACGAAACCCTGCATGATTGTGGATGGACAATTCCTGGCAAGCCGGCTCAAACTATGACGTGTAATGCTACGAATATCGGGAGATATTACGTCATGGTTAAACTTGGTACGTTGCTTCATGAAGAAGTACATTACAGTTTACTAACAAAATGTGTGCATGGCATACCTAACGCAGTTACAAGCACGATGTGGCCTCTGGCAACATCATTGAAAGACGCTCAAGGCCCTAGCCTTCCACTGCAATAGAAATATCCACAATGATCAGGCTTtact is a window from the Ptychodera flava strain L36383 chromosome 11, AS_Pfla_20210202, whole genome shotgun sequence genome containing:
- the LOC139143157 gene encoding uncharacterized protein codes for the protein MRNVKSCTNFIKVRMLYLIILFGSSTQDCPEGDGVHNGSCYSFRTKSVTFDEAKNICNESGYWLATINSNEEYNFVKQYVNNPYTWIGAYRNSLDDEWKWTNGEPWFGDVIWTNVGTTHKCGIICSNHRSLHDWDCHGKEPFLCEKVELDAGYCQVTPKEGTSLIDKYKVNCYQWEPWGRSSSCTNKDTYELFYELRAIDTNSSDLIYKHKKSSFPLLWLPSGDKESAHNLDLVVDVSDKCGQIGRFALNATVYSADTSHADLEWTKSLVEDILNLNDTAEAMGALSIVTQTVGSTPEAKAALVNALSKLYSNEEDQSLDILELASQILRDITSRDASVELTLDTKGTVASMVGDTVKSLSLTRRNMTDIFLRSTQNVISNIFIASSSIFGSLIAGKSRHEESDKHKEKTILATLWKAADVALDIALQTEDSEEEGSFTLVTEFIEATVEKRKSSSLQNKQLTSKFGGFTLPGCEQEYGTRILFVKFLSSMVNTHLFESPDVLQGSPVVSLEINDEDGVPSPLDGIYTINIAKTDVMAARNNMTARASKLNISETAPLEFSFNIIHPGSMVSITLESTDSLTLYGVYILEGSMANETLHDCGWTIPGKPAQTMTCNATNIGRYYVMVKLERHGTHSDVHGILIYVSVNICRFWDDTKGEWQTEGCWPDKSDNVAVLTCKCNHLPSVKPTN